Within the Procambarus clarkii isolate CNS0578487 chromosome 28, FALCON_Pclarkii_2.0, whole genome shotgun sequence genome, the region cggagactgcgtgAAGCTTCTTTCAAATATAGTTGCGCTGCATTACAATTATCATCTGGTAGTATTTCCTTTgtaaggaagatcatgcctctcacagctacttgaccactatgacaaaatcacttgaggcattagaagaaaaacataatgcagattgaAATGgatttggggagccggtcggccgagcggacagcacgctggacttgtgatactgtggtcctgggttcgatcccaggcgccggcgagaaacaatgggcagagtttctttccaccctatgcccctgttacctagcagtaaaataggtacctgggtgttagtcagctgtcacgggctgcttcctgggggtggaggtctggtcgaggactgggccgcggggacactaaaaagccccgaaatcatctcaagataacctcaagattgtaaGTACTTCATACCTTTCAATCATCTCTTATAGTGCATAGTGTCATCTAATGCACAATAGAACTAATGAGTTAGCCAAAGCATGCGCTCCTAAACAGGAGACTTCATTATCATCTTGGATTTCATTTGAGCATTTCGAGGGCTGTATATATTTAGAGAACTGCAACAAAATTGAGTAGAAATGAGATAAAGTGAAAAGAAcactttcattttttttttagatatgtacaagagttcctacattcttgtacagccactagtacgcgtagcgtttcgggcaagtccttaatcctatggtccccggaatacctattttactgttgagttaaacagaggctacagttaaggattggcgcccagtaaatcctctccggccaggatacgaacccatgacaaagcgctcgcagaacgccaggtgAACGTCTTATCACGGAGACCGGGGATCTATCATACTATAAGGCAGGAGGAGTCACATATTTATCTATGGCAGTAGCGTAGTCAGCCTTTAAAGTTAGGGAGGAGCGATCACAAAAAAAAGGAGCTACGATATATACTAAATAATTTAAAATTCATTATACATTTTAACTTTTTGTATTTAAAATCCAAACACAGGGAAGAAACAGTTTTCAAGGCAGTGCATAATTCTTATTTTGTATTTATAATAAACTTTATATTACTTGGATTTAATCTGAGTTGGATTACTTTATTATAATCCAACTCAGTAGCCAACTATCTTTCAGTGGAGAGGAAAGCTAATCCAGACAACATATTCTCATCTATTGCAGAACGAAGGAATGGCCTTGTGTGTCTGAGTCGGCTAAAGGATCGACTTCGTCAACAGCAATACTAAGGTCAGAAACGTGTGGTACAATGTGGTCAGGTTAGGATAAATGGAACACATGTCTTTGTCGGTCATCAGTTTAATAACTTGTCCTCGGGCTAGGGTTATCCAGGGATTCCAGGCGACGGCTGAACCCAAagttattgttgtttaagattcagcaactcggaacaaaaagttccaagttgcacgggctatggtgagcccgtagaagacttacctggcacaggagcggggctgtaacttgaacCCAAAGATGCATTTACCAGTTTTATCGTATTGCGTATTGAAAGTTAGTTTGTTCTCAAGTATATGATACTATTTCATACTAGAATGTGCTGAATAGTTAGGCTTCATTTGGGTTAGATGATAAGGTTTTGTTGGTCGTTATTGGTATTTTTAGTACGTGAATGAAACGTTTATGTCGGTGTGACTCGAGCAGAAGACGTGAACAAAGCAGTGCTTGAGAAAAGCTCATGCATCAGTTGTGAGTTATGTGTAAAGTGGCTTTTTCAGTCATAAACgggtttggtggctggattaacgagcattttctCCTTGTTGATAAGGACCTAGCCTATCGTTTCGATGCTCATTTGTCGTGAAACTTTCTTCATTCATCTCCAGCCTGAACAGTATCTCCAGTATATTGTATTTTCAACCCATATATTCCTAAACCGACTTAACCAAAACACTGTACCTAACCTAACTACGTACAAACCCACAGTATACAATAATATTcacgcgatgagtcacaataacctggctaaagtatgttgaccagaccacacactaaaaggtgaagggacgataaaTAATATTGTCGTATGTTTAAAACAATAATATTGTTTTATGTTTGAGAAAAACTTGATTGTATGGAAATCACTTTGTCAGTTGTCTACTGTATAACTCAACTACTGACTTATTAAAATCCATGTCAGTATATAACTTATATCTTAGGCTGTGGGATTAGTTGCCTCAGACTATGCTATGCCAAGCTCCCGCTCAACCCAATCACGCATTTGTAATTTTTTGTAATTAGTTCATTTTGTCGTGGACATGGAGCCtggatatgtatatatgtcgtgcctaataTCAAGAATCGCACTActtggcctaatatgcaaggtccgatttgcctaactgGCTgaatgattttcgttattttttcatatatttctttcCAGAGTGGAGCTtttctaacaataataataaattaggaACATGAATGGCTGACTATGTTatattagggtaggttaggtttgatcaaatttctatgttaattttgaatgaaagtaaacaaaaaatgaaATTTGTTATGTAATGTACAAATGCTTAATTTGCttaattatattgcattttaaaagtAAAAGGGAAACAAAACTAATTTATATTGGTTTTGGGGCTATATCCATGTAGTTACCCATGCAATTACTTGCTATCCCACACTCTATTGCATGGGCCAGGATTATAACTAgtcgggatggggggggggggtgatctgtccttttacaaattacgtctgaatttgcccGTAtgcccgaaaatggacgtaatttgaaaataaaaaataattgaaaataaattttagatTTTTTTATTCCAAAACAGTGCAGGAAATTCTccgaaggtttcaaaacgtcgtgaaaaacgttaattgaaagtttcctctcctaaccttactgagtaagccggaggactcaaacagaaaacgggacagtacatcacttacgtgagccgatttcatttcaaattacgtccacttttggccatagcgcgcatacgagcggaaagcgacgttatttttaagaggacgggttgcattatCATGATTGGGGGACGATACTTTGTCGTGATGGCAGGATGAAAGCTGGTCACGATGGGGAATGGTAACTGGTCATAATGGGGAGTGGTAACTGGTCGTGATGAGGGATTGTAACTGGTCATAATGGGGAGTGGTAACTGGTCGTGATGGGGAGTGGTAACTGGTCGTGATGAGGGATTGTAACGGGTCGTGATGGGGAATGGTAACTGGTCGTGATGGGGGATTGTAACTGGTCGTGATGGGGGATTGTAACTGGTCGTGATGGGGAATGGTAACTGGTCATAATGGGGAGTGGTAACTGGTCGTGATGAGGGAGATTAACTGGTCGTGATGGGGAATGGTAACTGGTCGTGATGGGGAATGGAAACTGGTCATAATGTGGAGTGGTAACTGGTCGTGATGAGGGATTGTAACTGGTCGTGATGGGGAATGGAAACTGGTCGTGATGGGGAATGGAAACTGGTCGTGATGGAGGATTGTAACTGGTCGTGATGGGGGATTGTAACTGGTCGTGATGGGGGATTGTAACTGGTCGTGATGGGGGATTGTAACTGGTCGTGATGGGGGATTGTAACTGGTCGTGATGGAGGATTGTAACTGGTCGTGATCGGGAGTGGTAACTGGTCGTAATGGAGGATTGTAACTGGTCGTGATGGGGCGACTTTCTCGTTTAGTCCCGGTTAACCTTCTAAACGTTAGCTACTTTACTAAGGAAGGAAAACAGTGTCTTGCTTAACGAGTTGCGGCGGGTCTGTGTATTTCTCGTTAACCTTTCCTTTTACTCTTTTGAAAATgaacacataaaaaaaaaaattgtctcgtTAACGAAGGACATAAAAGATGGTCCGTGATAAAAGTCTGTGTTGACTCCACGACCAAAACTTTAGGGTAATGGCAACACTAGGcagctgcccccctccccctccccctcccccttccttcctcttctctattcccccctcctcctttccatCCCTCTCCCACCTATCCCCCCTACTCCCCCACCAATCCCCCTCATaattcctcccctctcccccaccgccCATCTCCCTCCGGCCGGCGGTGTGCGTACGATAATTTAGTGTATCGTGCCTGGCGGGTTAAAAGTTGTTGTACGCGGCGCATACGTTAGCGCGCGCGCTATGATAATATAGTTTATCAGAGTTTACCGGTGAGCCATTTAATGAAATTATGATCGCCAGCTGCGAGTCTGGAGTTTCTTGCTTTCCATATATATTCTCTACAAATTATTTAATGGAAGAGAAAACGAGGCAAGGCTCAATATTTATAACATTGTCTTAGACAAGCTGCTATAGTCTTGAAAAAAAAATTCGGAAAGAATGTTTAaggattatatattttttttattaaatgccAAATAATTTATCGTGTAGGTCATATTGTTTTTATGAGCAGAGTAATGGATATATGCGAGGTTACATATACAATGTTACTGAAGGgagattcatttttatttttccgATGTTACAAAccctttttttttaaacctatttgtaaaaaaaaaatagtagcttTTAGGGTTTTGTTCGGTACTTAGTACGTTCAGTGTTAAGTACTTAATACTCGGTACTTAACACTTAACTTGTTCAGTCCGCACGCAACCCAGTgaacctgggttcgattcccgggcaggaCGAGTAATGTGGACACGTTTTCTTACATTTAATGAAAGGCCAATCGTTGGCCTTTGTCCTGCGGGACCTCGGTAACacttccaggcttcctgttcccgaCAATGGGAACTAACAGGAGGTAAACTACACATCAACAGGAGGTAAACTCTACACATCGTGGTATACATGTATACCGTTGAAGAAGAGGAGAGGAAGTTTGTTTACCTTACCTTCTTAGCCAAGGGCAAGGCTTTCTGCGAGGTCACCCAACCACCCACTAGCCAGACACGAAACTGACCGGACATTAaattgacagacttaaggaacacaaaggTTAAGTCTCCAGACACACAaacacttattattattaacatctttattgacaaaattaattacaattttgcctaatctgaggattttgatagtcttattaaagtgaggataatgctggtattcactgtcacgcaggacagagggtcatacacaagacaaacaCTGCTCTCTTCTGGCATGTATGGGACTctaaatcatcctattgattggtcttcttctaAAATAGTATTTCCTGTCTCTActacggaggcctggtcgacgaccgggccgcggggacactaaagccccggaagcacctcaaggtagctcaAGGTAGGTAGCTCTACTCGTCactgacgccgtcttgttgactcGGCCTGATACACAACCTTCCCAACACGagccttagtcctggctttgttgatgTTAACCTTTCGCAGTACATACACAAATGCtccaaccttcttaacaaacgtgacttGACTTAAGGCTACACCCTCTTTTATTTTTCTTATCTTCCTCTTATTCTTACTTCATCCCATTCTTCATTCATTTTATTATTACAGTCGTCCCAGTCGTAGCTTTCATCCTATTCTTATCTTTCACCTTACTCTTAACTACTTTTTTTTACCTGCGCCTCACCTCACTCGTTTCTTATTTATTggcccattccttcctcccccccccccacagagacggcaccactcccgttccaggtaagtccactacgggctcaccatagcccgtgctacttgccccgctcctgtgccaggtaagttacgggctcaccatagcccgtgctacttgccccgctcctgtgccaggtaagttacgggctcaccatagcccgtgctacttgccccgctcctgtgccaggtaagttacgggctcaccatagcccgtgctacttggaacctgttccgagtagctgaatctataacaacaacaacatcccccccccctccagtgcactgaaacagaagcgaaaaagcaacagagaaaaaaggaggaatccccacctccatttaaaaactttgacccaaatatcacagtaacaaggttatcacgaataaccgaactcaattacgggctcgccatagcccgtgctatatggacattttgttccgagtagctaagtctaaaacaacaacaacatcctataTAGGATGAATAGCcccctttacgggctattcatgcccgtgtggtctggtcatcatatcttcagccacgttattgtgactcatcgtgtgcatagccacacacacacacgagccgaAGGAATGTAACTGAATGCCCCAAAAGAAGTTGTAGAAACCACCTCTGTCGACCACACCTTCAAGGCCAGAGTCGACAGAGAATTCGAACATCAGAATAGTTTAAATTATCacgccacaagacaccacaaggcggggtccaagagctagacctcacggcCCCCGTAGACACTGATAAGTAAGCACGTCACAAGGCTAAGAGTCACTTATAATTGTTGGTCGATCAAATGTTAAGAAAACTCCTCCAGCTCGCATGCAAGCAAAACCATGCACAAGTAAACACAGTCAAGAGCAGCATAGCACAGCATAGCACCGCAGAGCACAGCATAACACCGCAGAGCACAGCATAGCACCACCAAACACAGCATAACACCGCAGAGCACAGCATAACACCGCAGAGCACAGCATAGCACCACCAAACACAGCATAACACCGCAGAGCACAGCATAGCACCACCAAACACAGCATAGCACCGCagagcacaacacagcaccaccaaacacaacatagcaccaccaaacacaacatagcaccaccaagcacaacacagcaccaccaagcacaacatagcaccaccaaacacaacacagcaccaccaagcacAACATAGCACCACCAAACACAACATAGCACCATCAAGCACAGCATAGCACCACcaagcacaacacagcaccaccaaacacaacatagcaccaccaaacacaacatagcaccaccaagcacaacacagcaccaccaaacacaacatagcaccaccaaacacagcatagcaccaccaagcacaacatagcaccaccaagcacaacatagcaccaccaaacacaacatagcaccaccaaacacagcttagcaccaccaagcacaacatagcaccaccaagcacaacatagcaccaccaagcacaacacagcaccaccaaacacaacatagcaccaccaaacacaacatagcaccaccaagcacaacacagcaccaccaagcacAACATAGCACCACCAAGCACAGCTTAGCACCACCAAGCACAACATAGCACCACCAAGCACAGCATAGCACAACCAAGCACAGCTTAGCACCACCAAGCACAACATAGCACCACcaagcacaacacagcaccaccaaacacaacatagcaccaccaaacacaacatagcaccaccaagcacaacacagcaccaccaagcacAACATAGCACCACCAAGCACAGCTTAGCACCACCAAGCACAACATAGCACCACCAAGCACAGCATAGCACAACCAAGCACAGCTTAGCACCGCAGATCATAGCCAAGCACAACCAATGAGAGCAACTAATGATGCAACACAGAACACACACGACTCCACAGTCTCTGGCGGGTCAAGATAATCTCAAAGCTACCAAAGCTACCAAAGCTACCAAAGCTACTAAAGCTACCAAAGCTACCAAAGCTACCAAAGCTACCAAAGCTACTAAAGCTACTAAAGCTACCAAAGGTGAACAACAGCGGCATTGAGCCGTCACGTTATACTATAGGGAAGGAACATTTAGCTCAagaaaatgttgataaatagcgtGGCCGCTGACTGCAATCATTTTAATCTTCCCTTTGAAAgaccttagtgtgtgtgtgtgtgtgtgttggaggagcgggggaagggggggggggggagggattaaggtgtgtgtgtgtgttggtggagcgggggggagggaggggttaaggtgtgtgtgtgtgtgtttactctttGAATTTGCTATTTGTGCCGTCAGGATCgatctgttagctcttggaccccgactttctaaccaccggttgtctaatgtactgtctCTCGACCCATTTTTCCCTCTATCATATGTGctacatatatatttctctttaataaacacacacatatatccaggaagcagcccgctcgGCCAccaggacctgtgtgtgtgtgtgtatttactatttgtgcctgtggaatcgagctattagctcttggacgccGCCTTTttagccaatctatttttcctttgTTATATCCACTACATATATTaatctctaacacacgcacacacccacattcccaggaagcagcccgtaacagctgtctaactcccaggtacctatttattgctaggtgaacaggggcactagggtgaaagaaactgtccatttgtttccgcctcggccgggaatcgaacccggtctCTTTGGGCTACGacccccgaacgctgtccacACATCCGCGAAGCCcccgtgtgtgtatgtgagagtgtactcgcctaattgtactcacatatttgtgtctgcaggatcgagctctagctctcgaAATCCCGCCtatttagccgtcggttgtttaagcaatggctcctgtcctatttccctatcatgtctacttttaaaattatgaatggagtttgcttccacaacctcctCCTTGAGCTCATTCAATTTTGCCACTACTTACGATAAATGAAAACTTGTTAACGTCTTTATCTGAGTCACAAGCTTCCACCTATGCCCTCTTGTTCCATTGGCTTTATCGGGAATATTTTCttaatttccactctgtcaatctgcttaagtattttatatgtctttaTTATGTCTCCCATCTCTATCATTtattctagcgtcgtcaggtccAGTTGTTTCAGTCGCTTTTCATACCCTATTAAttttgggacgagcctcgtcgcaaacgtcTGACATTTTTCCAGTATCCTTATGTGTCTCTTTAgttggggctccatgatggggcggcatactgagactggtctcacataggcagtgtcaaGCCCTCTAAAtacctccttatttaggttccttATTTAGGTTCTTTAATATTtgctagtgtagagtatgctgctgatgttatcctactTATATGTGCCTCTGAAGTTCCATTTATTTAGCTTCCATTTATATAGAACATTCTCATAtatgtgtggctcatttgtgtctCATATTTCAATCTGTCACCTCATTCTTGCGCACTCTACTCTATACCATGATTGTATAGAGGGTCCCTTATAAGGGGTCTCGGTGGTACAGTTGGGTTTGTTCTCGTGTCGCAGTCGAGAATTTCGGGTTTGAATCCCGGGCGTGACAGAAATGGTTTAGGCACATGTCCTCTCACCTAATGCCTAACATtcttctagcagtaaataggtaccaagaAGTTATCTTTTTTGTGGGAttccatcctggggaaggtcagtggtTCGATCTTGGGCAACCTCAATACAAACTTAACATAATAAAATCACAGGAAGTTTGGAGGCTtttcctgaagccagtccaagtgttGACGTGTGACCGGCCAAGCACTCGAgtgaagggttatcttgagatgatttcggggctttagtgtccccgcagcccggtcctcgacccacaggaagcagcccgtgacagctgactaacacccaggtacctattttactgctaggtaacaggggcatagggtgaaagaaactctgcctattgtttctcgccggcgcctggaatcgaaccctggaccacaggatcacaagtccagcgtgctgtccgctcggccgaccggctccaacctAGGGTGACCTAGGGTGAGGTAGGTCAACACCGGACGCCCCGGCCAACTTTACATACACACAAGAAATAACACGAACGTGATTTTTTTCTGTGCGTTCTAAATGCTCCTTAGATTTTTCCTTAAATTCTCTTGTATATTGGTACCAATTTGGCCGTTTTCAAAATTTTTGGTAGGTTTCCCTTTCCTTGTAAAgaacttttatttttatttgtttaaaagtaacaaatatatatgtacatatacaagAAAAACAATGGAAATCCTTGCAATTACAAAGAACGTAATAGACAAGTAGAACAACCAACATACACAATTATCACACGCCTAACAACTCTCAGAAATATGTAGGCGTAATAACACAACACAGAAGTAAAGCCACACACCAAAGTATAGCAACATTGCAACACTAATACAAGTATTTGTTAAGTTTagattagttcatttattatgcaccccatacccatcgtgtgggcggtagtggcaagggttacagaggcacacaatgggctcagggactgaaccccacaattcatttagctaagcaagttacaatcttgatgagctagttacaaaattcataaTATTTGTTAAGAAAACACTTTGTACAATTATGACAACAGAAAGGGCGGTCATCCTACACATTGTGAAGAACTGAATAATATAGCAAGAATtgttatatactatatatatagtattgATATATACTATAAATAGCTTTTTGTGTGTATCACCTCCCCGGCTTGGCGCCGTCTTTGGGTAACTCCTTACGGGTACCTTAAGGTGCTTccggggattagcgtccccgcggcccggtcgtcgaccaggcctcctggttgctgaactggtcaaccaggctgttggacgcggctgctcggagcctgacgtacgaatcacagcctggttcatcaggTAACTACTTGGTAACTACTTAACTTTGTGTGTATCAATAATGAGATCTTGTTGTTTGTACCTGAACCTTTCATCACATCCTGTAGTTGGTCTCTTGACTCTTCTGTTTATCACACATACTGTGGTCagtctgtcctgtgtgtgtgtgtgtatgtgtgtgtgtgtgtgtgtgtgtgtgtgtgtgtgtgtgtgtgtgtgtgtgtgtgtgtgtgtgtgtgtgtgtgtgtgtgtgtttggtctccaGAAACCCTTAGATGGCATGTAAACTCAGATTCCAGCTGGAAATCATCTGGGGAAACTTTCCGTGAACACTTTGCATACTAATCATTACCCGGTCGTTTACAGACATCTTCCTCATCTGGCTATGAATCAGTTTAGGTCCTTGGCTCTGGCTgatatatcattttcatattacaAAGGGCTCTCCAGACGGCAATAAATAATATCTTCTCTGGCCTACAAGccttggttggggggggggagggtaggctgGGTAATGGTTGGTTGTGGGGAAATGGGTAGTGGGAGCTGGGTAATGGTTGTCAGGTTGCAGTAATGGTTGTTGGAGAGAAAGGATGCGGAAAGGAAGATGGCAGGTAGTGAAGGGACGAAGGGAAAGGGGTAGGGAAGCGTGAAGGGATAGTGAAGGGTGAAGGAGCGGGATATGTTACACTGGTGTGAGCGGAAGCGGAGAACAAAACAGACCAAACATTAATAACAAAATTCCCCGGGTCTCAAAAGTTAACAACATCTTTAACTCTGCCTCTGTAATCACCGAGAATAAGAACATTTAGCATGCCAGTCGCGTTTTTTACCGCTGGGACTCGTTTTATAACATCACGACAAGGGGGGGTCAAACACAGGCCAGTGATCTGAGAAGTTTCAACACCCGCTGGCCACGACGCAACATCATATCCTTTCGGAATTAACACCTggacacacatacaacacacacgtAACATCCTCACATCCGCTACAACCCATAACATTCCTCCCTCCCACACATTCCCCGCCTCGTGCAATATTGCAAACTCAACAAATCATGTCAGCATTCACTCTACTGCGTCTTTGTTACTTCTCTTTCCAAATTTCAAAATGGAATAAAAATCAAGCAAATAATAAAAAAGGGAACTCATAGTCTCTTGCTGGTGTCCACGAGGGCCTGCTGGTGTCCACGAGGGCCTGCTGGAGTCCACGAGGGCCTGCTGGTGTCCACGAGGGAATGCTGGTGTCCACGAGGGCCTGCTGGTGTCCACGAGGGCCTGCTGGAGTCCACGAGGGCCTGCTGGTGTCCACGAGGGCCTGCTGGTGTCCACGAGGGCCTGCTGGAGTCCACGAGGGCCTGCTGGTGTCCATGAGGGGCTGCTGGTGTCCACGAGGGAATGCTGGAGTCCACGAGGGCCTGCTGGTGTCCATGAGGGGCTGCTGGTGTCCACGAGGGCCTGCTGGTGTCCATGAGGGGCTGCTGGTGTCCACGAGGGCCTGCTGGAGTCCACGAGGGCCTGATGGTGTCCATGAGGGGCTGCTGGTGTCCACGAGGGCCTGCTGGTGTCCACGAGGGCCTGCTGGAGTCCACGAGGGCCTGCTGGTGTCCATGAGGGGCTGCTGGTGTCCACGAGGGGCTGCTGGTGTCCACGAGGGCCTGCTGGTGTCCACGAGGGCCTGCTGGTGTCCACGAGGGCCTGCTGGAGTCCACGAGGGCCTGCTGGTGTCCACGAGGGCCTGCTGGTGTCCACGAGGGCCTGCTGGTGTCCACGAGGGCCTGCTGGTGTCCACCAGGGCCTGTTGGTGTCCACGAGGGCCTGCTGGTGTCCACCAGGGCCTGCTGGTGTCCACCAGGGCCTGCTGGTGTCCACCAGGGCCTGCTG harbors:
- the LOC123754864 gene encoding mucin-1-like, whose protein sequence is MYSLRARDINSGKRGGDGMAPSEAFPPNAVKNGVAVGQAGPRGHQQVLVDTSRPWWTPAGPGGHQQALVDTSRPWWTPAGPGGHQQVLVDTSRPWWTPAGPGGHQQALVDTSRSWWTPAGPRGHQQALVDTSRPSWTPAGPGGHQQALVDTSRPWWTPAGAGGHQQALVDTSRPSWTPAGPGGHQQALVDTSRPWWTPAGPGGHQQALVDTSRPSWTPTGPGGHQQALVDTSRPSWTPAGPRGHQQALVDSSRPSWTPAGPRGHQQALVDTSSPSWTPAAPHGHQQALVDSSRPSWTPAGPRGHQQPLMDTIRPSWTPAGPRGHQQPLMDTSRPSWTPAAPHGHQQALVDSSIPSWTPAAPHGHQQALVDSSRPSWTPAGPRGHQQALVDSSRPSWTPAGPRGHQHSLVDTSRPSWTPAGPRGHQQALVDTSKRL